The Medicago truncatula cultivar Jemalong A17 chromosome 4, MtrunA17r5.0-ANR, whole genome shotgun sequence genome includes a region encoding these proteins:
- the LOC11445368 gene encoding bZIP transcription factor 11: protein MASSSGTSSGSSLLQNSGSEEDLQALMDQRKRKRMISNRESARRSRMRKQKHLDDLVSQVSKLRKENQEILTSVNITTQKYLSVEAENSVLRAQMGELSNRLESLNEIVGALNSSNGVFGASNAFVEQNNGFFFNSLNNMSYMNQPIMASADILQY from the coding sequence ATGGCTTCATCAAGTGGAACATCTTCAGGTTCATCTCTACTACAAAACTCAGGTTCAGAAGAAGATTTACAGGCTTTGATGGATCaaagaaagaggaagaggatGATATCGAATCGCGAATCGGCAAGGCGGTCTAGGATGAGGAAACAGAAGCACTTGGATGATCTTGTGTCACAAGTTTCTAAGCTAAGGAAAGAGAATCAAGAAATACTCACAAGTGTTAACATCACCACTCAAAAGTATTTGAGTGTTGAAGCTGAAAATTCAGTGTTGAGGGCTCAGATGGGTGAATTGAGCAACAGGTTGGAATCTTTGAATGAAATTGTTGGTGCCTTGAATTCAAGCAATGGAGTTTTTGGAGCATCAAATGCTTTTGTTGAGCAAAATAATGgtttcttcttcaactctttgaaTAATATGTCTTATATGAACCAGCCTATTATGGCTTCTGCAGATATACTGCAGTACTGA